In Acidobacteriota bacterium, the following are encoded in one genomic region:
- a CDS encoding DinB family protein, producing the protein MDQREKDRLLNNLRSLPNELEDLIGNLDDEQLRWRPIPNKWSIKEIMCHLRDMELLAYLARFKKMLNEDHPFLEVVDQNRLAYENDYINQDTKAALHDFKVLRGETVNLLASATVEDWGRIGIHQADGAMTVEQLVNRQINGNDINHLTQMKDIVRLKMPW; encoded by the coding sequence ATGGATCAGAGAGAAAAAGACAGATTATTAAATAACCTACGCTCGTTACCCAATGAACTCGAAGATTTAATCGGCAATCTTGATGATGAACAGTTACGCTGGCGACCGATTCCCAATAAATGGTCAATCAAAGAGATTATGTGCCACCTGCGCGATATGGAACTGCTCGCTTATTTAGCCCGGTTTAAAAAGATGTTGAACGAAGACCATCCGTTTCTGGAAGTGGTTGACCAGAATCGTCTGGCTTATGAAAACGATTACATCAATCAGGACACCAAAGCAGCCCTCCACGATTTCAAAGTCCTGCGCGGTGAAACCGTCAATTTATTGGCGTCAGCTACAGTTGAAGATTGGGGACGAATCGGCATTCATCAAGCCGATGGGGCGATGACTGTCGAACAATTGGTCAATCGTCAAATCAACGGCAATGACATCAACCATCTCACGCAAATGAAAGATATTGTCCGATTGAAAATGCCCTGGTGA
- a CDS encoding DUF58 domain-containing protein, whose product MPNQSLLDPTFLRKLELLRIQARRAFPGSMRGERRSTRRGASVEFADFRKYEAGDDFRHVDWNIYARLERLMLRQFVEEEDVRIDILLDQSQSMHFGDKVSKFDFARRTAAALTFLGISSLDQVGVATFDSAIRLQKRASRGRGHLMSVLSFLESLADDKKTESVPASREGKESTTDERNPERTNLSAVLRAYQKNTIKPGILFIISDFFDEGDFRQDLKLLAQRRFDVNLIQVLADEEVSPETAGDWLVVDAETGEEREITINARAVEAYKKTLAKFTESLESFCRKQGIGYTFMQSSAAFEELLLKNLIESRMAG is encoded by the coding sequence ATGCCGAATCAAAGCCTTTTAGACCCCACATTTTTGCGCAAGCTTGAACTGTTGCGGATTCAGGCGCGGCGCGCTTTTCCCGGCAGTATGCGGGGTGAGCGGCGGTCTACCAGACGCGGCGCGTCCGTCGAGTTTGCCGATTTTAGAAAGTATGAAGCAGGCGATGATTTTCGCCACGTCGATTGGAATATCTACGCCAGACTTGAACGGTTGATGCTTCGCCAATTTGTCGAAGAAGAAGACGTACGCATTGATATTCTGCTCGACCAGAGTCAATCCATGCATTTTGGCGACAAGGTGTCAAAGTTTGATTTTGCCCGCCGCACCGCTGCCGCTTTAACTTTTCTGGGAATTTCAAGTTTAGACCAGGTCGGTGTCGCGACTTTCGATTCGGCGATTCGTTTGCAGAAACGCGCTTCGCGTGGACGCGGACATTTGATGTCGGTACTGTCGTTTTTGGAATCTCTGGCTGACGATAAAAAAACGGAATCCGTTCCTGCATCGCGCGAGGGTAAAGAATCGACAACTGATGAACGCAATCCTGAGCGCACGAATTTGAGCGCGGTGTTACGCGCCTATCAAAAAAACACCATAAAACCGGGCATTTTGTTCATCATTTCGGATTTTTTTGATGAAGGCGATTTTCGTCAGGATTTAAAACTGCTCGCTCAACGCCGTTTCGATGTCAATTTAATTCAGGTGCTTGCTGATGAAGAGGTCAGCCCTGAAACCGCAGGCGATTGGCTGGTCGTCGATGCCGAAACCGGAGAAGAACGCGAAATAACCATCAACGCGCGCGCCGTCGAAGCTTATAAAAAAACGCTCGCCAAGTTTACCGAATCACTTGAATCCTTTTGCCGCAAACAGGGAATCGGCTATACCTTCATGCAATCGAGCGCCGCCTTTGAAGAGTTGTTGCTGAAAAATTTAATCGAAAGCCGCATGGCAGGATAA
- a CDS encoding CDP-alcohol phosphatidyltransferase family protein: MRDLFNLANLLTLFRILLIPPFLYFIYIGRFGWALLTFFIASISDFFDGFVARKFNQQTKLGQTLDPAADKILTTASFIVMAIPHANFPSIPVWLAVVVILRDTVILIGSLMVYRLTKFKDFKPTTSGKVNTFLELGLIVWFLWFNWMGRFTVILPLCYFIVLGSVLVSGVSYIRLGVKVIREHQSTKILRQTKS, translated from the coding sequence GTGAGAGACCTTTTCAATCTTGCCAATCTGTTGACCCTCTTTCGCATCCTGCTGATTCCGCCCTTTTTGTATTTTATTTATATCGGAAGATTTGGCTGGGCGCTCCTGACCTTTTTCATTGCCAGCATTTCGGATTTTTTTGACGGGTTTGTGGCGCGAAAATTTAATCAACAGACCAAACTCGGACAAACCTTAGACCCTGCCGCAGATAAAATCCTTACCACCGCTTCTTTCATCGTGATGGCAATCCCGCATGCGAATTTTCCTTCAATTCCGGTGTGGCTTGCGGTGGTGGTTATTTTACGGGATACCGTTATTTTAATAGGCTCATTGATGGTTTACCGATTAACAAAATTCAAAGATTTCAAACCGACGACTTCGGGCAAAGTGAATACCTTTCTGGAACTCGGATTGATTGTCTGGTTTTTGTGGTTCAACTGGATGGGGCGATTCACAGTTATTTTGCCACTCTGCTATTTCATCGTTCTCGGCTCGGTGCTGGTTTCAGGCGTGAGTTACATCCGGTTAGGGGTAAAGGTCATTCGCGAACATCAGTCAACCAAAATTCTCCGACAAACAAAATCATGA
- a CDS encoding MoxR family ATPase, giving the protein MQTLGEIKKRVESYGEKFRNLKAEIGRVIVGQEEIVEGALLALMAGGHVLLEGVPGLGKTLLVRTLGETLGLNFSRVQFTPDLMPADIVGTNIIVENEAGDKMFQFQPGPVFTNLLLADEINRATPKTQSALLEAMQERQVTVGGKTHKLEGVFFTLATQNPLEMEGTYPLPEAQLDRFIFKLLINYPSRSDLIEVLRRTTSESIPHATRILSPDDLVEMQKLVREVIIAPHIEEIAADALLMTHPKTEGAPISVKKFVRFGASPRGLQGIVLTAKARALLDGRYNVSRGDLAAVVKPALRHRVILNFEGEAEGISVDAILDDVLAVLSSIEKSAKQND; this is encoded by the coding sequence ATGCAAACCTTAGGTGAAATCAAAAAGCGCGTTGAAAGTTACGGCGAAAAGTTTCGCAATCTCAAAGCCGAAATCGGACGAGTCATCGTCGGTCAGGAAGAGATTGTCGAGGGCGCATTGCTTGCCTTAATGGCAGGTGGTCACGTTCTGTTGGAAGGCGTGCCGGGACTCGGCAAAACGTTGCTGGTGAGGACGCTTGGTGAAACCCTCGGCTTGAATTTTTCGCGTGTGCAATTTACCCCGGATTTGATGCCCGCTGATATTGTTGGCACCAACATCATCGTTGAAAATGAAGCGGGCGATAAGATGTTTCAGTTTCAACCGGGACCGGTGTTTACCAATCTGTTGCTCGCCGATGAAATCAACCGCGCCACCCCGAAAACCCAATCTGCCTTGCTTGAAGCGATGCAGGAACGTCAGGTGACGGTTGGCGGAAAAACTCATAAACTCGAAGGCGTCTTTTTCACCCTCGCCACCCAAAACCCTTTGGAGATGGAAGGCACCTATCCGCTACCCGAAGCGCAACTCGACCGGTTTATTTTCAAACTGCTGATTAACTATCCGTCGCGTTCGGATTTGATTGAGGTTTTGCGGCGTACAACCAGTGAATCAATTCCTCATGCCACTCGCATCCTTTCGCCCGATGACCTGGTCGAAATGCAAAAGCTGGTTCGCGAAGTTATCATCGCGCCGCACATCGAAGAGATTGCCGCCGACGCTTTATTGATGACCCATCCGAAAACCGAAGGCGCACCGATTAGTGTGAAGAAATTCGTGCGTTTCGGCGCAAGCCCGCGCGGTTTGCAAGGGATTGTTTTAACCGCCAAAGCCAGAGCCTTGCTTGATGGTCGTTACAACGTCAGTCGCGGCGACCTTGCCGCAGTCGTCAAACCCGCGCTTCGCCATCGCGTGATTTTAAATTTTGAAGGCGAAGCCGAAGGCATCAGCGTTGATGCAATTCTTGATGATGTGCTTGCGGTGCTTTCTTCGATTGAGAAATCAGCCAAGCAAAATGATTAG
- a CDS encoding cytochrome c3 family protein: MVIKSLILTLLSALLVGFTVLAMRHEYVGIRKNFADENYLQSKDCLSCHQDHFASWAKTHHSRMTQEARPQTLQGDFENQNTLEYLNVKARMEKRGDKFFMTFTQPNGQAQTFSVDRTVGSRRIEQYLSKQTGKYIRLPLAYDLLNRRWMNLNGSFFYPDGENFFQHQSDWDGNCVFCHNVKAQPQINFQTRQFNTEVSELGIACGACHGAAADHAEKASSPFTRTLWQFDREAEKNIVNPLKLSAERSMQICGHCHGQRIPVELNRIQEILQRGDPYNAGDDLAKIYQPVQRDTMVGNYSFANRFWANGSPRLTAYEYQGILRSKCFIEGDPKNKINCLTCHSMHGGDVKGQITEENRTNKPCLECHDEYNSGKALTEHTRHQADSSGSSCYSCHMPRVVYGVMSIHPTHDITVPNPQLTISQSLPNACNQCHLDKSVNWAIAQSRSLWQTKFFNLENHPDKQFDIPEGVRGLFSGDALTRGLMAESLGGGGNPHIDWRWSAPYLVEALTDNYPIVRYFAANGLAKINEQYLKNAGLEKPDYLGSQAMLQNSLLQWRQNVQRLNSQKPDEFFSLVQQLKSMRRDVDLEVGE; encoded by the coding sequence TTGGTCATAAAATCGCTCATCCTGACTTTGCTCTCCGCTTTGCTTGTCGGTTTCACAGTGCTGGCGATGCGGCATGAATATGTTGGCATTCGTAAAAATTTTGCTGATGAAAATTATCTGCAATCCAAAGATTGTCTCTCCTGTCATCAAGACCATTTTGCTTCGTGGGCGAAAACCCATCACAGCCGCATGACTCAGGAAGCCCGCCCGCAAACCCTGCAAGGCGATTTTGAAAATCAGAACACGCTTGAATACCTCAACGTGAAAGCGCGCATGGAAAAACGCGGCGATAAATTTTTCATGACCTTCACCCAGCCCAACGGACAAGCGCAAACGTTCAGTGTTGATCGAACGGTCGGGTCGCGGCGCATCGAACAGTATTTATCGAAACAAACCGGCAAATATATTCGCCTGCCTTTAGCGTATGATTTGCTGAATCGCCGGTGGATGAATTTAAACGGCTCGTTTTTTTATCCCGATGGAGAAAATTTTTTCCAACATCAAAGCGACTGGGATGGCAATTGTGTATTTTGTCATAACGTCAAAGCCCAACCGCAAATCAATTTTCAGACCCGGCAATTCAACACCGAAGTCTCAGAACTTGGCATTGCCTGTGGCGCTTGTCACGGAGCAGCAGCCGACCACGCAGAAAAAGCAAGCTCGCCGTTTACCCGAACCCTTTGGCAATTTGATAGAGAAGCTGAGAAGAATATTGTCAATCCGTTGAAACTTTCTGCCGAACGTTCAATGCAGATTTGCGGACATTGTCATGGTCAACGCATACCGGTTGAGTTGAACCGCATACAGGAAATTCTGCAACGCGGCGATCCTTACAATGCCGGTGACGATCTCGCGAAAATTTATCAACCGGTTCAACGCGATACCATGGTCGGCAATTATTCGTTTGCCAATCGCTTCTGGGCGAACGGTTCGCCGCGACTTACGGCTTATGAATATCAAGGTATCTTGCGGTCAAAATGTTTTATTGAAGGCGACCCGAAAAATAAAATCAATTGTCTGACTTGTCACAGCATGCATGGCGGAGATGTGAAGGGTCAGATTACCGAAGAAAATCGCACTAACAAACCTTGTCTTGAATGTCATGATGAATACAATTCGGGAAAGGCGCTAACCGAACACACCAGACATCAAGCGGATTCTTCGGGCAGCAGTTGTTACAGTTGTCATATGCCGCGTGTGGTTTACGGGGTGATGTCGATTCATCCGACGCATGACATCACGGTTCCCAATCCTCAGCTTACGATTTCTCAGTCGCTTCCGAACGCCTGCAATCAATGTCACCTGGATAAATCGGTGAACTGGGCGATTGCCCAGTCGCGCAGCCTCTGGCAGACAAAATTTTTCAATCTTGAAAACCATCCCGACAAACAGTTTGATATTCCCGAAGGCGTTCGCGGTTTATTTTCCGGTGACGCATTGACCAGAGGGTTAATGGCGGAATCGCTGGGTGGCGGAGGCAATCCGCATATTGATTGGCGTTGGAGCGCGCCTTACTTAGTTGAAGCCTTAACCGATAACTACCCGATTGTTCGTTATTTTGCGGCGAACGGATTGGCAAAGATCAATGAGCAGTATTTGAAAAATGCCGGACTTGAAAAACCGGATTATCTAGGCTCACAAGCGATGCTGCAAAATTCTTTACTGCAATGGCGGCAAAATGTTCAACGATTAAATTCACAAAAACCCGATGAATTTTTTTCGTTGGTTCAACAATTGAAATCAATGCGTCGTGATGTGGATTTGGAAGTTGGCGAGTAA